The Micropterus dolomieu isolate WLL.071019.BEF.003 ecotype Adirondacks linkage group LG14, ASM2129224v1, whole genome shotgun sequence DNA segment taatccacagaaaattattaaaaactgtAACAATAATCGattaagacacaaaaatgccactaaaacaatcaataacactttaactgattttaaaaagtagCATTAGCTACAGCCCATATAACCATATCATTTCAATTAGCACTAATAACTGTACACAGtgtataattacatttattacatgGTTTCAAGAACTCAAAACTAaaagtaaattacattacattatgtaATGTTAAAGTACTTGGAAATCTTtcttaaaatacagattaaGCAGATCATGTTTGTACTTAATGTTATTTGTGttggaaatacagaaaaatattaatattaatgttaatgtagTAAGACAGATCTGTACTTACTGATTGTCAGATTGTGGCTACACTGTTGAAAGCGTGTGGAATTTCTTTCATACACAAGAGACACTGTATAGGTTGCACCGGGGTAAAGACCAGAAAATGACACATTGCGACCTCCAGGACTAACATGAGTTTCCGATTTATTAGTGGCTGTTGCATTCGAGAACAAGCCTTCAATCACTCCTTGGATCgatgagttagtaacatgccaGGACACATTGGTACAGTCTATGgctgaaatgaaagagaaaataaatgcagACAAAAGCCTATAAAGCACATGATTCGATCAAAAAAAATACTAACTTAAGTTTACCAGAAACAGGACTTGTAGGCTCTTTGTTAATTTACACATAAAACAATACTGTGTTATTCATATCACAACAGATTTTGAGTTTGTCAGAGAGAAGGCATGTATATTTACCTGTCACTATGAAGCCTTTATAAGGAGTGCTGTTGAGTCCAGAGAATACCGTGGTCACGCTGAATGCATACTCTGTTCCAGGCTGGAGAGATTGCGATGACTGTGACACAACATTCAAGGATCCATCTTGGTGAACTTGAAAGGTTTCCCCATTAATTTGAAGAATGTAGTTCCAGTTTTTCCCCACATCCACATTCCACTGCAGGGTTATGCTGGTAACAGAGCGTTCAGTCACATTGACCAAAGCCACCATTGTGGGAACTGATGAAAAGGGGGGGAAAAGCCATCACTCACCATaaaattaattcaattaaattttatttatgtacggccaattcataacagatattatctcattgcactttgcatatagagcaggtctagaccgtactcttttTAATAGTATTTGCAGTGACCAACAGGCTAGTGACAGCCTAGTTAATCCTTTAGAAGTTAGACCCCTGTGTAGATTTATCTCAAATATCTAGGCAGTAACAAGAACAAGTCCAGGTCACTATCTACTGGCTGTTGTGTGTTCAATTCAACTCCAGTTATAAGCATCTAAATTTGACTTTGCTGTGCAGTAATTACTATTCATCTGTTAATTCATGTAATGTAAAGAAACATTAGTCCCTCAAAATCCTATGTTTGTTGaaagtttcattttacattcattttactaGAGATTGGTGGGACTATTTGTTAACGTGTAGTTGTAGGTAAAGTTAAATATAACAATTTGTGTATGATGATTTGTGTTGCATATCGCAAGCAAAATACTTGGCTCTAAGTGTATACAGGTCACCTCCATCAAACGCCACATGACTCCCTCAAACACAGTGATGGGagtgaaattacattttgtctCAGCAGTAAGCAAATGGATGACACATAACTGGTGCCTCTAATAAAATTAACTTGACCTTAACAAGACTGGCATTGTTATCACATTCTAGGATGTAAGTTGAGATGCTGTTAACCTTGCCCCATATCAGAATTATACTACTCTCATTTTGTGTCAACGCGGTCACATTCTTAACATTTTCAGAAGCTGAAAgtcactgatttatttttaaatgaaagcatATAACTATCATGATTTGatgttatttcttttaaatttattttcattcttatATTTTTTCATGAACATATTAGGTGAGCAACAACcatttgcaaataaaatgtaagcTGTTGTATCAACGTTAAATAAACTAGAAAGAGACAGGTTTTGAAAGTATCTAAttaaaaaaatcccaccccctcccttgaGCCCTTCCTCCAAAGACATtcctccaaaacacattttcatgtgcagtgagtgcacGGGCAGAGTGCATGCAGGTAGACAAGCAGACAAGCCAGCCAATCATATTATTCGGATAAGGAAAGACATCTTACCAGTGACTGCAGTGATGTTTACTCCACTACttctgacattttcaaacacagTGAAGAGACTGAAATTGTATTTATTCCCACTTGTGAGTTCTATGATTGTATGTGTCACGTGTTCTTGTCCATCTGATGCAGTGACGTTTATTTCGCTTCCATTGAACAAAATGATATAGCTGAGGGTGCCATTCACTTTCTTCCATTGCAGATTTATACTGGTCTCATTTTGTCCAACTGATTTGAACTCCTCTGAGTTACGAGGAGCTGGAATGTAAAGAAACACAATGAAGGAATTGTCAGAGAATTGTATTTAAAAAGTTATGTTTTGTGCAGTTTATTTTCAAACAATTAATACGTTGCATTCAATTCCATTATTTTATCTGCAACAGTCCAAAATATTAAGTGAGCAACACCCCTCTGGTACTGAGACACTTTAAATTAGATAATATTACAGAGCTTTATCCTGGCTCTTGTTGGAGCCTTTGTCCGAGGAAAAACATCTTACCAGTGACTGCAGTGATGTTTACTCCACTACTTCTtacattttcaaacacagtGAAGAGAATGAAATCGTATTTAGTCCCACTTGTGAGTTCTATGATTGTATGTGTCACGTGTTCTTGTCTCTCTGATGCAATGACGTTTATTTCGCTTCCATTGAACAAAATGATATAGCTGAGGGTGCCATTCACTTTCTTCCATTGCAGATTTATACTGGTCTCATTTTGTCCAACTGATTTGAACTCTTCTGAGTTACGAGGAGCTGGAATGTAAAGAAACACAATGAAGGAATTGTCAGAGAATTGTATTTAAAAAGTTATGTTTtgtgcagtttatttttaaactataaGTTTAattatatttgattattttatctGCAACAGTCCAAAATATTAAGTGAGCAACACCCCTCTGGTACTGAGACACTTTAAATTAGATAATATTACAGAGCTTTATCCTGGCTCTTGTTGGAGCCTTTGTCCGAGGAAAAACATCTTACCAGTGACTGCAGTGATGTTTACTCCACTACTTCTtacattttcaaacacagtGAAGAGACTGAAATCGTATTTAGTCCCACTTGTGAGTTCTACGATTGTATGTGTCACGTGTTCTTGTCCATCTGATGCAGTGACGTTTATCTTGCTtccattgaaaaaaattatatagcTGAGGATGCCATTCACTTTCTTCCATTGCAGAGTTATACTGGTCTCATTTTGTCCAACTGATTTGAACTCTTCTGAGTTACGAGGAGCTGGAatgtaaagaaacaaaatgaaggAATTGTCAGAGAATTGTAAAAAGTTATGTTTTGTGCAGTTTATTTTCAAACGAATAGCAAAGTTGCATTCAATTCCATTATTTTAACTGCAACAGTCAAAAATATTAAGTGAGCAACACCCCTCTGGTACTGAGACACTTTAAATTAGATAATGTTACAGAGCTTTATCCTGGCTCTTGTTGGAGCCTTTGTCCGAGGAAAAACATCTTACCAGTGACTGCAGTGATGTTTACTCCACTACTTCTtacattttcaaacacagtGAAGAGACTGAAATCGTATTTAGTCCCACTTGTGAGTTCTACGATTGTATGTGTCACGTGTTCTTGTCCATCTGATGCAGTGACGTTTATCTTGCTtccattgaaaaaaattatatagcTGAGGATGCCATTCACTTTCTTCCATTGCAGAGTTATACTGGTCTCATTTTGTCCAACTGATTTGAACTCTTCTGAGTTATGAGGAGCTGGAATGCAAAGAAACACAATGAAGGAATTGTCAGAGAATTGTATTTAAAAAGTTATGTTTTGTGCAGTTTATTTTCAAACAATTAATACGTTGCATTAAATTCCATTATTTTATCTGCAACAGTCCAAAATATTAAGTGAGCAACACCCCTCTGGTACTGAGACACTTTAAATTAGATAATGTTACAGAGCTTTATCCTGGCTCTTGTTGGAGCCTTTGTCCGAGGAAAAACATCTTACCAGTGCCTGCAGTGATGTTTACTCCACTACTTCTtacattttcaaacacagtGAAGAGAATGAAATCGTATTTAGTCCCACTTGTGAGTTCCATGATTGTATGTGTCACATGTTCTTGTCCCTCTGATGCAGTGACGTTTATCTCGTTTCCATTGAACAAAATGATATAACTGAGGGCTTCTTTCACTTTCTTCCACTGCAGAGTTATACTGGTCTCATTTTGTCCAACTGATTTGAACTCCTCTGAGTTACGAGGAGCTGGAATGCAAAGAAACACAATGAAGGAATTGTCAGAGAATTGTATTTAAAAAGTTATGTTTTGTGCAGTTTATTTTCAAACAATTAATACGTTGCATTAAATTCCATTATTTTATCTGCAACAGTCCAAAATATTAAGTGAGCAACACCCCTCTGGTACTGAGACACTTTAAATTAGATAATATTACAGAGCTTTATCCTGGCTCTTGTTGGAGCCTTTGTCCGAGGAAAAACATCTTACCAGTGACTGCAGTGATGTTTACTCCACCACTTGTtacattttcaaacacagtGAAGAGACTGAAATCGTATTTAGTCCCACTTGTGAGTTCTACGATTGTATGTGTCACGTGTTCTTGTCTCTCCGATGCAGTGACGTTTATCACCTTTCCATTGAACTCAAGTACATAGTTGAGGATGCCATTCACTTTCTTCCACTGCAGAGTTATACTGGTCTCATTTTGTCCAACTGATTTGAACTCCTCTGAGTTATGAGGAGCTGGAATGCAAAGAAACACAATGAAGGAATTATCAGAGAATtgtatttaaaatcgtatttagTCTCAATGGTAAGTTTCGAGATTGTGTGTGTCACTAATTGTCCCCCTGATGCAGCGACGTTTATCACCTTTCCAAAAAACTCAAGTACATAGTTGAAGTTTTCTTtcacttcattttcatttactttattcCACTCCAGAGTTATGCTGGTCTCAGTTTGGTTAACTGATTTGAACTCTTTTGCGTTAGGAAGAGCTGGAACATGAACGATATGATGAAGAAACTggagtttttaaaatgacaagatattcctaataaaatgttttgttttgtgtagttttccaaacaaacaacaatatgTTGCATTAAATTAGATATTAAATTATAATACTGAAATCGTATTTAGTCCCATTGGTAAGTtcagtgattgtgtgtgtcaCTAGTTTTCCCTCTGATGCAGTGACGTTTATCTCCTTTCCATTGAACTCAAATGTATAGTTCAAACTGACATTTACTTTGTTCCACTGCAGAGTTATACTGGTCTCAGTTTGGTTAGCTGATTTGAACTCTTTTGGGTTAGGAGGAGCCAGGATGTAAAAGACATGAAGAAGGAACAATAacaaaatttgatttaaaaaaattataggATGTCCCTGATGAAATTCTTCACGTGTTTAACATTTTCAGGAGATTAAAGTTTCATTAGAGAGTGTTGAGTGTGACACGTTCACCACATTAAACATTATTCATGACTGCCGTAATATAACACAAGGAAATACAGACTTGTCACCAACCAAAAATAAGGGACAGCAGCTCACACTTACTGGTTTTCATTGCTTCTGTGGCTTTTGTCactgttgttttctgtgtttcgTCCGTTGATGAGTTTGTGCTGGAGTCAGTGACACCCTAAACAGATGACGAATCATTGGGGCCCAGAGAGaatcaaaaatattatttaaatctaATTTCATACATTACAAAATTGCCAGAAGTGCTCAGAAGTGCTGACTATGTAATCTACACAGTTGACACTATAATGCAATCTCTGTGTATCACAAAGCAATGCCATTTCTGTTGTTAATTTATATCTATATTATATTGTATCTATCTGTCAGCGGCAGtaggaggtaaaaaaaaaacaacactccCTATATAGAGGTGTTCCATTCTACTTTTAGTCAACAATTTTTCTTACAGGTACAAAATCTTTCATTACAAACAGGCTGACAAAACAGTTTGAGATAAATATATGATCTTGTTGTGCAGGAACCTTAAGGAAACATCAGAGATCTTCAAATGCAAATTATGGCCTGGAAACTGTTCTAGCATTTTGCACTTCTACCTCTAAAGCTTCAAGTGCAACTCTTAAAATATGCTACTAAAAGAGCTGACAAAAAGACTAATTCAGACACAATCGTCAAACCATTATtcgtttgtttttaaataaaagcaaatcactttaattaaaaacagataTTTATATGTACAGATATCTTCCgaggtttaatttttttaccaCATCATAACATTCAAAATTCTATATCTTCTAATAAACAAACTATAAGACAAAACACTATCCAACTACAGCACCTTGtctaaaacatacaataaacaaGATAGGAAATGTTAAAGGTATATATCCCCTTctgttttacagtaagttattTCCTCAtctgtgctttttttctctGAGGAAGTGAGAATAGACTactgatgcagagaaagaattAAATCATATTTCACCATCTGAAAAAGTCCATCATTCTTATATCATGCAGATCTTTTTGTGTTCTTTACATACTGATATTTCAGGCCATGCTTTGAACATTCACTGCGGTTTCGGCTCTATAGTTTTCTTTTGTTGAGGGTAACTATCTGATCAAAAcggaaggttaaaaaaaacttaccaAAAGTAGGCTGAGGAAGACACACAGCAGCAAGTGGACTGAGGTGATTTTACAAGATAAAAGCTTCATCATTGTTCATTGAGCTACACCCACACAATGAGCTTGTTGAACTCCTTTGTTGTCTGAAGCTCCCCTTCAAGTTTCTATTTTCAGTACTGCCACTGGTGTGTTGGCAGTGAATGTCCTCGTGCCACGGCTGACGTAGTCCAGTATTAACTTTATTCCTGTGGTGTTGACTTTTAATTCTTAACCATGTCCTCCTTCTGTAATCGCTGGAGCCCTTTCATATTGGCAAGTGACTAAGTAAATAGCTGCTTCTCCTTTTGGCCTTGTACAACCACAGAGACCTTTGCCCCGCCTGTTACTTCCTTATTAACGGCCAAAGTGTGCCTGTTTTACATAATTATATGTGGTAATTGCTTTATGTATGCCATATGATTATTCTTACCAGTTTaatgtgtatgactgtgtgtgtacctttaaggtgtgtgtgtgttttaagtattttaaaatgttaatgtctTAGTTAAAATCACTGTCTACTGTCTTCAGATCGGCTGGTTTCACAGAGCAGTAGACTTGCTTTTAGTTTCTTTGTGCGGTCTCGGTAGTCAGTAATATTTATAGCTTTGCTTGTGGTTAACAGCTATAAGGAACTGCAGCCAGAAAAAAATCACCAACACACTTTGAACAGAACATGAAGTTACGATAGTGTTTATAGGGTCATATTATGGCACAGCAGGCAATACAGCTACTGGTTAATCAAAGAAAATGTTGTCCATTGGGGAAACATGAGGAAGTTCTCTTCATAAATGATCATAGTTTTCCTCTTATGCTTATTTTTCAAGATTTCATTCTTAAACAGAACAACTACTGTATAGTGAGCTAAGATATTGAGCATAACCagtgtttcttttaaaaagcatatTCATTCAACATTCATGcaaaattactttattttatatgtggCCCCTGTCTGCATGATCATTTCAAGACTCTACAATATTTATAAGtgaaaatcactttttttttgtttgttttaatctatACAAAccttaaaattcataattttttgTGGAATTCATCATTTCAGAGGAAACCTCTTATAGTGATCACATCTGTTCGGGTCAAATTGATCACTATGAGTGGACAACTTGATTACAATAAGTGActtatttaaacagcatttttataAGAATTATTATGTCCCAAACTTTTTTGATCATTATAGGTTTCCACTGTACCAAAAAATAAGCCTTATAAAATCTACTTTACAAAATAGATTTCACTAATTACTTTGGTGAAGGAAGTCTTTGTATACAGAAAAAAAGTCTTATCACTATAAATTTTGTGGCTCTGGCCATTCTAACAGAGAACGACCTCAAACCTTAATGCAACACAAAAATCATACAATTCAGTGATTATTTTAAGTACTAGGTCATATCTTTATACATCTAGATAAATGCCTGTATTTATTCTGCTTGGCATTTCTATGAGTGCAAAACTAAATCTTTTGTCCCTTAATTAGTCCTTTTCTCCTGGACTGATGCTAAAAAGCTCATCCATGCCTTCTGTCACAACTGTTTCAATTCCCTCCTGTTTGGTCCACCCTTCAAGATTCTCAACATATAGCAGCATGTGCACTGCAATTGTGCCACCAGTCCACCCACTCCTGCCACCACACCACCCCCCACTCCAGGCATCCACTGGCTTCCCATCCACTGCAGGACTTAGTTTAACCCTGCCTGCTGCTCACATACATATACAGGCTTTTGAAATAAAGACGTCCCCATGTATGAAGATCTGCTTGCCAAACAGTGTCTGCTTACCATCATCACGcttcatttctgttttgatgaCTAAGCAGCCTATTATAAGAAATGTGTTAGTTACAGTATTATGGCTCATGGCTGTTATGGCTGTTTAGGTTGGGTTGAACATACAATCTAggtcaggggttttcaaagtgagaGGCGGTTCTCCCCAGGGAGGCTCAGTGAGaagaagtgaaacaatattcaTTAGtaatcaaaaggagatcacatataATATCCTACATGTGTGATgttgagagttcagagatagaGTAGTTGTGGGGAACTGTTTTGCCCACTTTATCAGAgacttttttaatgtgtttggtGTAGTCTTAAGTTATGTCAAACATCAATATTAGGCAatcttggctcaattgttgagtgtctataggatcaaataacataatcCTGATCCCACAGGCATCCAGGAAGTGGAGTGAAACTAAGCAGTTCAACTAAGGGGGCACCAAGCTTTGTTTGTAGTGAGGCTCACCACAgtctcacactttgaaaacctcttaTCTAGGTTGAACACCCACATTGTCTGATGTATGTCATGCGTCTCCAACACATGAGGGGGCAGTAGAGATGCATAGAGAATAAAACACAAAGCGAGCTAACGCTAGCAGGTGTGTGCAAACAACAAGATAAAGCCAGCTAACTTACAATACTGGCAGCGTGGAGTAGATTTACCCTCACAGAGCAAGTGAGTAACGAAAAACAAAGGTGCCATTAACCTGTAGTATAGTAATTCAACTTTATCCACAGTCAGGCCTGGCTAACTAACATGGCATACATGTCTGTTAACTAATGTTTAGTTAATGCCAACTTATCCAAACATTCCGCATTGCAACGTAGGCTAGAGGGCTACTTCTTGTGCTTTCAACAAACGAGCTAACGTCGGAGCTTCTGACGTTAACGTCAGCGTTTGTTGTCTGCTTTTGAACTAACGTTAAGGTTATCAAGCTAACAACCTATGCTAACGATAGCGTAAGGGTCTAAACACCTGGCTAGAAACGTTAACGTACATCCTACTTGAACTCCGTTTACATATTTACAGATGACGACAGTGTGACTGGTGTTTTGCTGAAGCCCTTAAATATTGGTTGCAACAAAGAAGTGCAGAACTCTTGGTAAGGGACTTCGGAGGGCGAGTAGACAAAGCCAAGTTAGCTGGCTGAGAAAGGAAAGGTGTGTATTTTTCATCCGGGATGTTTTCTGTTACAAAACGGGATATCTATCTCTCTGAAGTTAAGTAATCGCTTTATTTAAACTGCTGTTGGTTCGCTctaatattatttttctttctttttagaAATGCAgtctgtaataaaacaaaacttccATTCGGAGACCGAGGGAGACATCAACAAACTCGTCAACCTCAAGCTCAATACATCCTACACCTACCTTGCTCTGGTATGACTTCTGTTACGGTAACATTAACCCACAgctgtatattttttatatttttattttttttgcattcatATAAAACAATAGATAGCGGTCTGTTTTCTAAGAATCTTCTTTCTTATCCCCTAAATTACTGGGTTTCTCTCGTCTCTATAGGGGATGTATTTTGACAGGGATGATGTTGCCTTGCCGAAGTTCTCCAGCTTTTTCCTGGAGCTCTCGGTGAAAGAGAGGGAACAGGCTGAGAAGCTGCTGGAATATCAGAACATGAGAGGAGGGCGAATTCTGCTTCAGACCATTGCCGTAAGTCCAGTTCTTTTGGTTGGGGGCATTATTAAGATTGGTATATTTCTTGGTGCATATGTTTATCCAAGTATCAACTTTCTGTTGTAGAAACCAAGCAGAGAAGATTGGAGAGGTGGTCTGGATGCAATGTCATTTTCCCTGGACTGCCAGAAGTCCGTAAACACATGTATCCTTGATGTGCACCGCAGAGCTGGCACCCACAACGACCCTCACGTAAGTCTGGCATTGTTGGATAGATTTATCTGCCACTTGTTCTAAGGCTGTTGTTTAGCTGTGAGATGTGAACATGAAAAAAATCCCAGATCCTACAGCCATGTGTTTAGTCTATTAAATATTAACTTTGTCTTAATATGTTACTTATTCAACTACATTTGAAATCAGTGTCTTACATCTTAATGTTACTTCTTTTGCAGCTGTGTGACTTCCTCGAGCAGCATTTCCTTACCGACAGCCACGACACCATCAAGAAGCTGGGCGATTACATTGGCAGTCTGACCCGCATCACCGCGTCTGAGACACACGGTGCTATGGGAGAATACCTCTTTGATAAACACACTCTGTAAAGGTCACAGCAGTACAGACACAAGCTCCACATTTCAAAAGACAAATGTTCCCTCAGAATACGTTCATCTTCTCCGTTAAGAAAATTATTCAATGCCTTCACAGTTTACAAGAAACTTCACTCTTGTAAGTTTAaagcaaaataacagaaaataccTCTATTTTACTTGAAAGccacagtggggggaaaaaaatgttctCACTAATATGgtgctaaaaacaaacattttctaaGCTATTAAAATGGTCACTTGTTCAAACCGACTCCTTTGTATCATGTTATGCATTCCAGCATGTCAGAGGTTTTAACCTtcataaatattgtttaatgcATACCATTGAGTCAAACTACTTTATTTGAAGAGTTTAGAATATCACTGAAACATTGAATAAAGGCAGATTAAGACAAAATtggttttgtcttttatttttatttttctccaacCAGTTTCAACAGTTAAACTCTATGTCCAGTTGTCCAGACAGATCAGTCATTTCATGTGTCATGAAGTCTAAACATACTGTCTGTACTTTCCCTAATGTCATGTCTGCACCTAGAGAACACTGTAAAAGATATCAGTGGGACTTTGCTTACTCACTGTTGGGTGGGAGCTTAATGTTAAACGTTAAAGACAGCTTGTGGTTAAAAATGCCCATGCTGCTGCTTAGTAAATGGCATGTTTCAGCAAAGATCAGATTCGCTTGCACTAGTTTGTCAAGGAGCGCACCACAACCAGGTGTATGTCTTAATTTACTGTTAGTGTGTCAGCTGGAGTGTACAGCGGCAACACACCcaaaatacatgaaacaaaTATTGTATTGTGAGAAAACATTGGATAAATTCTtgatttttttaacagtgtttacTAAACATAAGGGTATAATTTAAATGGTCTCTAGTAATATTGTGTATACTTAAAATCTGGAGGAGTGCCGGTATAGGGGAGAAAGGCCCTGTTAATTAGCTGAAAAGCCATTTTGTTTCCCTCTGCAGTTTAGTAGGTTTACTATTAGAGGAGGCTGTTGCATGTTGGCTTGGAGCCACTGTGATTTCCAGATGTAGCCGTGCAAACACGTGGCACCGTGCCTGGGGATTACTGTTCACAGCGCTCTAAATACGGATCTGTGTTTTCTACAGTAAAATGGTAAGCCAAGGGATGGTGTGGATAGAATATCCACACTCAGTGAAAGTTGTTGGTAGTTTGACGAATGACTGCGAGGGCAGCTATGCTGAGGGGATTAGTGAACCACTACAATCTCTTCAGTCTAATGGATCAACACAAACACCACTGCCATTTCTCATCGGTCTAATGAACGGTCAGTTTTCCTACTCAAAAATAGAATCCTTAAATTGTTGAACATGTGTGAATGCTGTAACAATGGAGTAGATATATAATAAAAGGTAACCGTTGCTCTTCAGGCAGAGACATAAAGCAACAGATGTGTTGTCAGCATTCTAATATCGGGAGGAGGGGTAAAGGGGGATTAAATCACAACACTGCTCCAGAGATTTGCCAGCGCTTTAGCTTTGATGGAAAGGGTTGCAGGGAGCCTGCTAGACAGAGTCTGCAGCATACAGAAGAAATGATGGGCATGTGAGGGCTGCAACAGGCCAAAGGGGAAGCAGCAACAAATACACTTTGAACCAGAAGTTGCTCCAAAGCTCATTCGGTATAGAGGGAATTAAAGGAGCTTATCACAAGGTAAGGTAAATATGCATAAGATTTCAAACATTTCTGTTATGATTAAGTGCAACAGCACAACACTGCAAGAGATACAAAACCAGTGGGAAAAAGCTAGACTATTTGAATTGAGTTTTTTTAATGATGATATAACATTTGGTTTTTGACATATCCACCTTAAAGGACTGGTTAATCTATTGGCTGGTTATTTTGATTTGAATGATTTGCCTATGCTTACCTATGAATCTGAACAGAATCACCAACCTCTACTAAATGGCTGAGAGTTTCCTATAAATGTCAATAGACACAGataatgttttaatgtcatTCATCTTTCTCTAGCAGCTGCAATTAGACAAATGTGACAATTGCTTCTGAGAAAGTTCTGTGAttccaacaaaaaaatatttttaatagtccagaataaatgttttatgaaatacaaataaaagaTCTGTGTTTTCCTTCAATCTTGGCCATAGTCCAGCATGTAACCTTCGAAATACCTTAATAAATTATTCTAGAAAACTCGCCATTGGAGGAAAACATGACGGAGACCAACCCCTTTTTATTTAGGCTTTGAAGATCTGGGATTTTGGATTAATATTGTAGCGCCACAGTTTAATCTAGTTACATGCAGAGTCAGTGACGAGAGAAAAATGGGGATGGGAAAAACGGGGGAGTGAAAGCGGAGGGTTGTGGGGTGGGGgagaagacagagaaaatgagagTAACAGAGGGATTAGGGTCAGCCATGTTAAGCATCTGGCTTAGAGATGTCCCATGCTCTTGCAACGCATGAACACAGGGATTACACAGCGTACATACGAAGTTGTGTCATCTCTCACTGTAGGGGCCAGCATGACAGAGAACATAACAAACCAACACCACATGAATAACTTCACTGATGTCTGCTGTTTTGACAGCTGACATGAGGTTGGCCAGTGTCCGGGTCCGGGCCCAGAGGGCTGCAGAGCCGTCTGAACCAGAGCCAGAGGAAGCAACAGAGCCCGTTCACCATGAGCACTCCCATACGGAACATCATGAGCACTCGCATACAGAACACCATGAGCACTCCCACACAGAACATCACCCTGGCCATGACTACAACCACATGAAGGAGAAGTTCA contains these protein-coding regions:
- the LOC123982661 gene encoding receptor-type tyrosine-protein phosphatase H-like isoform X3, with the protein product MKTTPHNSEEFKSVGQNETSITLQWKKVNGILNYVLEFNGKVINVTASERQEHVTHTIVELTSGTKYDFSLFTVFENVTSGGVNITAVTAPRNSEEFKSVGQNETSITLQWKKVKEALSYIILFNGNEINVTASEGQEHVTHTIMELTSGTKYDFILFTVFENVRSSGVNITAGTAPHNSEEFKSVGQNETSITLQWKKVNGILSYIIFFNGSKINVTASDGQEHVTHTIVELTSGTKYDFSLFTVFENVRSSGVNITAVTAPRNSEEFKSVGQNETSITLQWKKVNGILSYIIFFNGSKINVTASDGQEHVTHTIVELTSGTKYDFSLFTVFENVRSSGVNITAVTAPRNSEEFKSVGQNETSINLQWKKVNGTLSYIILFNGSEINVIASERQEHVTHTIIELTSGTKYDFILFTVFENVRSSGVNITAVTAPRNSEEFKSVGQNETSINLQWKKVNGTLSYIILFNGSEINVTASDGQEHVTHTIIELTSGNKYNFSLFTVFENVRSSGVNITAVTVPTMVALVNVTERSVTSITLQWNVDVGKNWNYILQINGETFQVHQDGSLNVVSQSSQSLQPGTEYAFSVTTVFSGLNSTPYKGFIVTAIDCTNVSWHVTNSSIQGVIEGLFSNATATNKSETHVSPGGRNVSFSGLYPGATYTVSLVYERNSTRFQQCSHNLTIIPPDLSAHCEYWAAGYSVFIVWNKPAGVWTSVEVNVTGKTHKVENGEQHIKISGFLPARTYEVSLASLSGTVRSYKPIVFSCPTDPRGVIAGSVFAVLLFCLLVGLIVLIMLKRPDIISRRKLFIGGSILSNKKCIAIPVTKFPDHFYQLSADENRGFSEEYENLIPVGTEQTRKEAVLPENKARNRFNNVLPYDWCRVKLTTSNSNGTSDYINANYMPGYNSNREYIATQGPLPSTVNDFWRMIWEQRVKRIVMVTNCTEGGRTKCEQYWPADSRPCLHGELLVTITSVQQEPNWTLREFRMKHRNTSEERTVKHFHFTAWPDHGVPQGTEVLIQFRGLVRQHIEKEGTGAPTVVHCSAGVGRTGTIIALDVLLQQLGKERAVDINGFVHKMRLCRPYMVQTESQYVFLHQCIMDSLQAHDKLEENIYENSDMIYANATALREFHSNT